One region of Gloeocapsopsis sp. IPPAS B-1203 genomic DNA includes:
- a CDS encoding response regulator, translating into MTKHILIVDDDKDIGRIVQISLEKFAGWTTVTAGSGQEGLLKAQTELLDAILLDVSMPDMDGFEFFTQIQANAATRFVPIVLLTAKTLPGDRQRFAQMAVAGVITKPFNPMTFWTQVAEILGW; encoded by the coding sequence ATGACCAAGCACATTCTAATTGTTGATGATGACAAAGACATTGGTAGAATTGTGCAAATATCCTTAGAAAAGTTTGCTGGGTGGACAACTGTAACAGCTGGATCAGGGCAAGAAGGATTACTCAAAGCGCAAACAGAACTCTTAGATGCAATTCTTCTTGATGTATCAATGCCCGATATGGATGGATTTGAGTTTTTTACACAGATTCAAGCTAATGCAGCAACCCGCTTTGTTCCTATCGTACTGCTCACAGCTAAAACATTACCAGGCGATCGCCAACGCTTTGCTCAAATGGCAGTTGCTGGCGTCATTACCAAGCCGTTTAATCCGATGACTTTTTGGACTCAGGTTGCAGA